The following are encoded together in the Bradymonas sediminis genome:
- a CDS encoding LysR family transcriptional regulator translates to MSATMPQSAFDSRRLSIFRAVAEAGSISAGARRVFLSQPATSAQIQQLEQKVGRALFERSARGVRLTAAGAELLDYARRVEALLQEAAAAVMPEKAPVGPLILAASTTIATYIMPQLIADFLKSVGHFSVRLKVGNSTQVIEWVEQGTVPLGLVEGPSDQGRSRLEPYLDDEIVAVVAARPQKFCLPKNAAALDETPIIWRESSSGTRKVVERALRENTGRRPAPLDLEFGSTGAIKEAVLLGLGVGFLPRRAIQAELAERQIVALEIDGLCFQRNYSWVIPGRDLSGLAQRFHRFAMRGRV, encoded by the coding sequence ATGAGCGCAACGATGCCCCAATCCGCTTTTGACTCGCGCCGCCTGTCCATATTTCGCGCGGTGGCCGAGGCTGGTTCAATCTCAGCGGGCGCCCGGCGGGTATTCTTATCCCAGCCGGCCACCAGCGCGCAGATCCAACAGCTTGAGCAAAAGGTGGGGCGGGCGCTATTTGAGCGCAGCGCACGCGGCGTAAGGCTGACCGCGGCGGGGGCCGAGTTGCTGGACTATGCACGCCGCGTTGAGGCGCTCCTACAAGAGGCGGCGGCAGCGGTGATGCCAGAAAAGGCCCCGGTCGGGCCGCTCATCTTGGCGGCTAGCACCACGATTGCGACCTATATTATGCCGCAGCTTATCGCGGACTTCCTGAAGAGTGTCGGGCATTTCTCGGTGCGGCTGAAGGTCGGAAACTCGACGCAGGTCATCGAGTGGGTCGAGCAAGGCACGGTGCCGCTGGGGCTGGTGGAGGGACCCTCCGATCAGGGCCGAAGTCGGCTTGAGCCCTATTTGGATGATGAAATCGTCGCGGTCGTGGCCGCCAGACCTCAGAAATTTTGTCTACCCAAGAATGCGGCGGCCTTAGACGAAACGCCGATTATCTGGCGCGAGAGCAGCTCGGGCACGCGCAAGGTCGTCGAACGCGCCCTGCGCGAAAACACCGGTCGACGCCCCGCTCCGCTAGACCTCGAATTCGGCAGCACCGGGGCAATCAAAGAAGCGGTTCTATTAGGGCTGGGGGTGGGATTTTTGCCGCGCCGCGCAATCCAAGCCGAGCTCGCCGAGCGCCAGATAGTGGCGCTTGAGATCGACGGACTGTGTTTCCAGAGAAATTACTCCTGGGTGATCCCAGGGCGCGACCTCAGCGGCCTCGCCCAGCGTTTCCATCGCTTTGCGATGCGTGGGCGAGTTTAA
- a CDS encoding fluoride efflux transporter FluC, giving the protein MNLWAKIGLIAAGGALGALFRTGIAEAIYARMGQDGFAWGTLTVNLLGCFLIGMARAGVEIADWGSPELRTIVFAGFLGAFTTFSTFEADTVALWQTGQRAMAGVYLGVSVVGGLLSLLFGWYVVARAAL; this is encoded by the coding sequence ATGAATTTATGGGCAAAAATTGGGCTCATCGCGGCGGGGGGCGCGCTCGGCGCGCTGTTTCGCACGGGCATCGCCGAGGCGATTTACGCGCGCATGGGCCAGGATGGGTTCGCGTGGGGGACGCTCACGGTGAATCTTCTGGGGTGTTTTTTGATCGGCATGGCGCGCGCGGGCGTCGAGATCGCCGATTGGGGGAGCCCGGAGCTTCGCACGATTGTTTTTGCCGGGTTTCTCGGCGCGTTTACGACCTTTTCGACCTTTGAGGCCGACACGGTGGCGCTGTGGCAGACCGGCCAGCGCGCGATGGCCGGCGTCTACCTGGGCGTGAGCGTCGTGGGCGGTTTGCTGTCGCTACTATTTGGCTGGTATGTGGTGGCGCGCGCGGCGCTCTAA
- the xseA gene encoding exodeoxyribonuclease VII large subunit: MSRLIDIEIEQKRVCVKFPYNRDLLPVVRTLPGRWFDRNSKDWYVPLEHVAVVIAKLSAHHFKLSAELRDYCEQNGTPLDGGAPLQAPGAPASAGALKVPEGTYSISQLNEEARQALRQKFSDDIWLVGEIQNYDKNRATGHAYFELVERLAPNEDPVARLRVVMFRDDRQKVERALAGAPEAIRLRDGLAVRLAGRIDLYAPSGSYQFIINNVDPTYTTGEIHQNRERVLAMLDKMGIRERNQRRPWAPCPLRVGLITSAGSDAYNDFVHELERTGFGFEVHVHNAKVQGTQTEPSVLRALDYFARHAADYDVLAIVRGGGSRSDLAYFDTEAIGKAVCEHPLKIIVGVGHQRDQCVLDFVAESQKTPTAAAQACAARVQGYLERVEKLFEGIAAGAVERHEAELHRLRGASTRLERAVDSRVKIETRRLTQVRGALTYAAQRGLVQATRRVDRVERAIPAAAMNRLKAQSQAIDYARSRLSLQRINRHFSSQAKRLADITRRLDRRASGLVLDQTRRLEMHRQRLRLLDPQRVLERGFSIVSTEAGVALSPDDIPAGAAFRVRLAHGEFGARRTDARKGDAEADVD, from the coding sequence ATGTCGAGACTGATTGATATCGAGATTGAGCAGAAACGAGTCTGCGTGAAATTTCCCTATAATCGCGACCTCTTGCCGGTGGTGCGTACCTTGCCGGGGCGCTGGTTCGACCGCAATTCCAAGGATTGGTACGTCCCGCTGGAGCATGTCGCGGTGGTGATCGCAAAATTATCGGCCCACCACTTTAAGCTGTCGGCGGAGCTGCGCGATTATTGCGAGCAAAACGGCACGCCGCTCGACGGCGGCGCGCCGCTGCAGGCCCCCGGCGCGCCCGCGTCGGCCGGGGCGCTGAAGGTCCCCGAGGGCACTTATTCGATCAGCCAGCTCAATGAGGAAGCGCGCCAGGCGCTTCGCCAAAAATTCAGCGACGATATCTGGCTGGTCGGCGAGATTCAGAATTACGACAAAAACCGCGCCACCGGCCACGCCTATTTTGAGCTGGTCGAGCGCCTGGCGCCCAATGAGGACCCGGTCGCGCGCCTGCGGGTGGTGATGTTTCGCGATGACCGCCAGAAGGTCGAGCGCGCGCTGGCCGGCGCGCCCGAGGCGATACGATTGCGCGACGGGCTGGCGGTGCGGCTGGCGGGGCGCATTGATTTATATGCGCCCAGCGGCTCCTACCAATTCATCATCAATAATGTGGATCCGACCTATACCACCGGTGAGATCCACCAGAATCGCGAGCGGGTGCTCGCCATGCTCGATAAAATGGGGATTCGCGAGCGCAACCAGCGCCGCCCCTGGGCGCCGTGTCCGCTGCGCGTCGGGCTGATCACCAGCGCCGGCAGCGACGCCTATAATGACTTCGTGCACGAGCTAGAGCGCACGGGTTTTGGCTTTGAAGTGCACGTGCATAACGCCAAGGTTCAGGGCACGCAGACCGAGCCGTCGGTGCTGCGGGCGCTGGATTATTTCGCGCGCCACGCCGCGGATTATGATGTCCTGGCGATCGTGCGCGGCGGCGGGTCGCGCTCGGACCTCGCGTATTTCGACACCGAAGCGATCGGCAAGGCGGTGTGTGAGCATCCGCTGAAGATCATCGTCGGGGTGGGGCACCAGCGGGACCAATGTGTGCTCGATTTTGTGGCCGAATCGCAGAAGACGCCGACCGCCGCCGCCCAGGCGTGCGCCGCGCGGGTGCAGGGGTATTTGGAGCGGGTCGAGAAGTTATTTGAGGGCATCGCCGCTGGCGCCGTCGAGCGCCACGAGGCCGAGCTGCATCGGCTGCGCGGGGCGTCGACGCGGCTGGAGCGCGCGGTCGATAGCCGCGTCAAGATCGAGACGCGCCGGCTCACCCAGGTGCGCGGCGCGCTGACTTACGCCGCTCAGCGCGGCCTGGTGCAGGCGACGCGCCGGGTCGACCGGGTCGAGCGGGCGATCCCCGCGGCCGCGATGAACCGGCTGAAGGCGCAGTCTCAGGCGATCGACTACGCCCGCTCGCGCTTGTCGTTGCAACGCATCAATCGGCATTTTTCCAGCCAGGCCAAGCGACTCGCCGACATCACCCGGCGCCTGGATCGCCGCGCCAGTGGCTTAGTGCTCGACCAGACGCGCCGCCTCGAGATGCACCGGCAGCGCCTGCGCCTGCTCGACCCTCAACGTGTACTTGAGCGGGGGTTTTCGATTGTGTCGACCGAGGCCGGCGTGGCGCTTTCGCCCGATGATATCCCGGCCGGCGCCGCGTTCCGGGTGCGACTTGCCCACGGTGAATTCGGCGCGCGACGCACCGACGCGCGCAAGGGTGACGCCGAGGCGGATGTCGATTAA
- a CDS encoding FixH family protein, producing the protein MKTLTRSRLSRMTITLFFALFVLAGLSACGGDDDADAAQHEQHDDTLLVSANGHFQAELHAMPEAPVTGINMVHLKLLDAQNTPVSGATIEVEPFMPAHGHGTPEAPTVAEDGEGMYTISNIKYTMPGAWELRIDVSAGGTQDRIIADYEVK; encoded by the coding sequence ATGAAAACGCTGACGCGAAGCCGCCTCTCTCGCATGACAATCACCCTCTTTTTTGCGCTCTTCGTCCTCGCCGGCCTCAGCGCCTGTGGCGGGGATGATGACGCCGACGCCGCGCAGCATGAACAGCACGACGACACCCTGCTCGTGTCGGCCAACGGGCATTTTCAGGCCGAGCTGCACGCCATGCCCGAAGCGCCCGTGACCGGCATCAATATGGTGCATCTGAAACTGCTGGACGCCCAGAATACGCCGGTAAGCGGCGCGACCATTGAGGTTGAACCGTTTATGCCCGCCCACGGCCACGGCACGCCCGAGGCGCCGACCGTCGCCGAGGATGGCGAGGGGATGTATACGATTTCGAATATCAAATACACGATGCCCGGCGCCTGGGAGCTTCGCATCGACGTGAGCGCCGGTGGCACCCAGGACCGGATCATCGCCGACTATGAAGTAAAATAA
- a CDS encoding YeiH family protein — protein MHDSNSQAASNYTIKALLTTQAGWWVIPLGGAIALLSGVSGGVSLLGGVVLGVLLGNPWIATTRKLTKRLLAAAVVGLGAGMNLVEVARMGASGFVYTFVSIGASLLVGVWLARWLRVQRNTGLLITVGTAICGGSAIAAAAPVLAADDEQMTVSLATVFLLNGLALFIFPPIGHAFGLGQADFGLWAALAIHDTSSVVGASMTYGQEALKIGTTIKLTRALWIVPVTVGLGMYVARSRDTESQPPASAGAAAKPSRPWFILGFLLVAAMVTVFPALRPAGQVVSQVAEKAMVLILFLIGAGLTRETLTGLSPRPLVQGVVLWVIVASASLLFIAAPWA, from the coding sequence ATGCACGATTCGAACTCCCAGGCAGCCTCGAATTATACGATAAAAGCGCTACTAACGACGCAGGCGGGCTGGTGGGTGATTCCGCTGGGCGGGGCGATCGCGCTTCTCAGCGGCGTGTCGGGCGGCGTCTCCCTGTTGGGAGGAGTCGTTCTAGGCGTGCTGCTGGGGAATCCGTGGATCGCCACGACCCGTAAGTTGACCAAGCGGCTCCTGGCCGCGGCGGTGGTCGGCCTGGGGGCGGGGATGAATCTGGTGGAGGTCGCGCGCATGGGCGCCAGCGGGTTTGTCTATACCTTCGTGAGCATCGGCGCGAGCCTGCTTGTAGGGGTGTGGCTTGCGCGTTGGTTGCGGGTCCAACGAAATACCGGGCTGCTCATCACGGTGGGGACCGCGATCTGCGGCGGGAGCGCCATCGCGGCGGCCGCGCCGGTGCTGGCGGCCGATGACGAGCAGATGACCGTGTCATTGGCGACGGTGTTTTTGCTCAACGGGTTGGCGCTCTTTATCTTCCCGCCCATCGGGCACGCGTTCGGGCTTGGGCAGGCCGACTTTGGGCTGTGGGCGGCGCTGGCGATTCATGACACAAGCTCGGTCGTCGGCGCGTCAATGACCTACGGTCAGGAAGCCCTCAAGATTGGTACGACGATTAAGTTGACCCGGGCCTTATGGATCGTGCCGGTGACGGTGGGCCTGGGGATGTATGTGGCGCGGTCGCGTGACACGGAGTCGCAGCCGCCCGCAAGCGCCGGCGCCGCGGCCAAGCCCAGCCGGCCCTGGTTTATCCTCGGCTTCTTGCTGGTCGCCGCGATGGTGACGGTCTTCCCCGCGCTTCGACCCGCCGGCCAGGTGGTCAGCCAGGTCGCCGAGAAAGCGATGGTGCTGATTCTCTTTTTGATCGGCGCCGGTCTCACCCGCGAGACCCTCACGGGCTTAAGCCCGCGCCCGCTTGTGCAGGGCGTGGTGTTATGGGTCATCGTCGCGTCGGCCTCGCTCCTATTTATCGCGGCGCCCTGGGCTTAA
- the xseB gene encoding exodeoxyribonuclease VII small subunit, translated as MEQNQQDISEIRYGDAMAELEGLLDEIDGNEVDLDELAIKVERASQLINMCRGKIEQTEMQVKAIIEGLAEPDAERE; from the coding sequence ATGGAGCAAAATCAACAGGATATCAGCGAGATTCGCTACGGTGACGCGATGGCGGAACTTGAAGGGTTGCTTGATGAAATCGACGGCAATGAAGTCGACCTCGATGAGTTGGCGATTAAGGTCGAGCGCGCGTCGCAATTGATCAATATGTGTCGCGGAAAGATCGAGCAGACCGAGATGCAGGTTAAAGCGATTATTGAGGGTTTGGCTGAACCCGACGCTGAGCGGGAGTGA
- a CDS encoding response regulator transcription factor, producing the protein MPEKPTAHILIVDDDAVFCERLARSMRRRGFATSLATNHAQAITVTEENSADMAVIDLRLGADNGLELIRDLLAIAPNMRIVMLTGYGSIATAIDATRLGAVNFIQKPADADDILAAFERGERPPLSEAKMDYTPPSLARAEWEHIQRVLADCGGNISHTARALGIHRRTLQRKLDAFPPND; encoded by the coding sequence ATGCCCGAAAAACCGACCGCTCATATCCTCATCGTCGACGACGACGCCGTCTTTTGCGAGCGCCTCGCCCGCTCAATGCGCCGACGGGGCTTCGCCACATCGCTCGCCACGAACCACGCTCAGGCCATCACGGTCACCGAAGAAAACTCGGCCGATATGGCTGTCATCGATCTTCGCCTGGGCGCCGACAACGGACTCGAACTCATCCGTGACCTGCTCGCCATTGCCCCCAATATGCGCATCGTGATGCTCACCGGCTACGGCAGCATCGCCACCGCGATTGACGCCACCCGCCTCGGCGCCGTGAACTTCATTCAGAAGCCGGCAGACGCCGACGATATCCTCGCCGCCTTTGAGCGCGGCGAGCGCCCACCGCTGTCGGAGGCGAAGATGGACTATACGCCGCCCAGCCTTGCGCGCGCGGAGTGGGAGCATATCCAACGCGTGCTCGCCGACTGCGGCGGCAATATCTCGCATACCGCCCGTGCCCTGGGAATCCACCGGCGCACCCTGCAGCGAAAGCTCGACGCATTCCCGCCAAACGACTGA
- a CDS encoding ATP-binding protein, translating to MTEVSLERPSHAAELIRLRWFAIAGQTLLLLATHLLFALQLPLLAVGAILGIEIAFNFAAIRHAARRQPGESEHLGLFMVVDMLILTALLYLTGGPYNPFSFIYLVHIALAALVLDSRGTWLLGLFSIACFGSLFLGHLPLPGPAVMPGGDPMHHHSSEAMDMHVQGMWLAFAIAALAITYFLGRVTRDLDQRNAQLHRAQTKAYRTEKIAALATLATGAAHELATPLSTIAIISKDLESEVKRLAPHPGEPSGELVELVEDARLIRDQVDRCRDILEQLAVDTGQTLGESNQSFALRELIDEAIAMIDTQQRLDIDIADELLETVFLGPQRTLAHALRALIKNAVQASSGDQRVTIQARYRAQTLRFEVIDRGPGIPEASIQRVVEPFYSTKAAGQGVGLGLFLAQSVADTLGGSLELSAAEPRGTRARINLPLRRQVGESAPPPPAPRTTEPEVR from the coding sequence ATGACGGAAGTCTCGCTAGAGCGCCCCTCCCACGCCGCCGAGTTAATCCGGCTACGCTGGTTCGCGATCGCGGGGCAAACCCTGCTGCTCCTAGCCACCCATTTGCTCTTTGCCCTGCAGCTGCCGCTGCTGGCGGTTGGGGCAATCCTGGGCATTGAGATCGCCTTCAACTTCGCCGCGATCCGCCACGCCGCGCGCAGACAACCCGGCGAATCAGAGCACCTTGGCCTATTTATGGTCGTGGATATGCTCATCCTGACCGCCCTTCTATACCTCACCGGCGGCCCGTATAACCCGTTTAGCTTTATCTATCTGGTGCATATCGCGCTGGCCGCCCTGGTGCTCGACTCGCGCGGCACCTGGCTTTTGGGGCTCTTCTCGATCGCGTGTTTCGGCTCGCTCTTTTTGGGCCACCTTCCGTTGCCTGGCCCCGCGGTGATGCCGGGCGGCGACCCGATGCATCATCACAGCAGCGAAGCCATGGATATGCACGTCCAGGGGATGTGGCTGGCCTTCGCGATCGCCGCGCTGGCCATCACCTATTTTTTGGGGCGGGTCACCCGCGACCTTGACCAGCGAAACGCCCAGCTTCACCGGGCGCAGACCAAGGCGTATCGCACCGAGAAAATCGCCGCGCTCGCGACCCTGGCCACCGGCGCGGCCCACGAGTTGGCCACGCCCCTGTCGACCATCGCCATCATCTCCAAGGACCTCGAGAGCGAAGTCAAGCGCCTCGCCCCGCATCCAGGCGAGCCGTCTGGGGAGCTCGTCGAGCTGGTCGAAGACGCGCGTCTTATCCGCGACCAGGTTGACCGCTGCCGCGACATCCTCGAGCAGCTCGCGGTCGACACCGGCCAGACGCTGGGCGAGTCAAACCAATCCTTCGCGCTGCGTGAGCTCATCGACGAAGCCATCGCGATGATCGACACGCAGCAGCGCCTCGATATCGACATCGCCGATGAGCTGCTCGAGACCGTCTTTCTGGGCCCGCAGCGCACCCTCGCCCACGCGCTTCGCGCGCTGATAAAGAACGCGGTTCAGGCATCCAGCGGGGATCAACGCGTCACGATTCAGGCGCGGTACCGCGCGCAAACCCTGCGCTTTGAGGTCATCGACCGCGGGCCGGGAATCCCCGAAGCGTCTATTCAACGAGTGGTTGAGCCCTTCTATAGCACCAAGGCGGCTGGCCAAGGGGTGGGGCTCGGGTTATTTTTGGCCCAGAGCGTGGCCGACACCCTGGGCGGCTCGCTCGAACTCAGCGCGGCCGAGCCCCGGGGAACCCGCGCCCGCATCAACCTGCCGCTTCGGCGCCAGGTCGGCGAAAGTGCGCCGCCACCTCCCGCGCCGCGCACCACTGAACCCGAGGTCCGCTGA
- a CDS encoding GYF domain-containing protein: MKFYCDKCHTKYGIADEKVRGKVLKVRCKKCDNVITVREPTEPVRAAQPAQAKPSRSQQRPPAVQAPAFDPASAAWHYSVNGQSYGPFPFADLCARFASGELGDECYVWTDSYAGWKPVREADEFLTALNKGQKLKPRNRTIGISQGIAAITPEDVAKHQEAEKARLAAEAEKAEEARKAAEAEKAEAARKAAEAEAARKAEEARKAAEAEKAAEERKAAEEAEKARKAAEAEKARKAEEDARKAAEEAEKAEAARKADEERKAQEKREREAAEEARKAEKARKAEEKRERKAAEKARKAEEARKAEEERERKAAEKAKKAEEARKAREKEEAERAEKAQTDRLANLRARLNAPSSDDKAEAADEASNEEPSAQDEPDILAGGLAADGGSAQSSVDGASGGEPSEDAAFGAVPVSIGAKGDEAGQPELEMPTALDLGGPESTPSNDAPLVGFGAPTPKPVPTPDAPESVGAELIDRIDEIEKDEKKKKGLLILVGLLFAGLLIGGAMIFVNKNNESIEPKVVEKPDLKEATPAAAETEKKEEPVAPAADEKAVAEAPVDEGADTPAAEDEGEVVAQKEAAPAEDAPAKKPKEVASVFRGGNIVDSAPSLDEALAASSKKGSSTKTIKSGDDKGVLLSADLDSPIAKSNPAFNSMNAIRTERSDSVYSPTAALKERETENAGMGQALSRKEINQGVDTIRQSVSVCRQRHSRRGMDLDVRKIYLTITVAPNGRVTESLLAPDRLAHTEFAKCMDSHRARWRFPTFVGSPQKMRAPFVL; this comes from the coding sequence ATGAAATTTTACTGCGACAAGTGTCATACAAAATACGGAATTGCCGACGAGAAGGTTCGCGGCAAGGTCCTCAAGGTGCGTTGCAAGAAGTGCGACAACGTCATCACTGTACGTGAGCCGACCGAACCGGTGCGTGCGGCGCAGCCGGCTCAGGCGAAACCGTCGCGCAGTCAGCAGCGGCCGCCGGCGGTACAGGCGCCTGCCTTCGACCCGGCAAGCGCCGCGTGGCATTACTCGGTGAACGGGCAGAGTTATGGCCCGTTTCCCTTCGCTGATCTCTGCGCGCGTTTTGCGTCGGGCGAGCTCGGCGATGAGTGCTATGTCTGGACTGATTCCTACGCGGGCTGGAAGCCGGTGCGCGAAGCCGACGAATTCCTCACCGCGCTAAATAAGGGGCAGAAGCTTAAGCCGCGCAATCGCACCATCGGGATTTCGCAGGGAATCGCGGCGATCACCCCAGAGGACGTCGCCAAGCATCAAGAGGCGGAGAAGGCGCGTCTGGCTGCAGAGGCCGAGAAGGCCGAAGAAGCGCGTAAGGCAGCCGAGGCTGAGAAGGCAGAAGCGGCGCGCAAAGCAGCCGAAGCCGAAGCTGCGCGCAAGGCCGAAGAAGCGCGTAAGGCCGCCGAAGCAGAGAAGGCAGCAGAAGAGCGCAAGGCTGCCGAAGAAGCCGAGAAGGCACGCAAAGCAGCCGAAGCCGAGAAGGCACGCAAGGCCGAAGAAGACGCGCGCAAGGCAGCCGAAGAAGCCGAGAAGGCAGAGGCGGCGCGCAAGGCCGACGAAGAACGCAAGGCTCAGGAAAAGCGCGAGCGCGAAGCCGCCGAGGAGGCGCGCAAGGCCGAGAAGGCGCGCAAGGCCGAAGAAAAACGCGAGCGCAAAGCCGCCGAGAAAGCGCGAAAAGCCGAAGAAGCGCGCAAGGCCGAAGAAGAGCGCGAGCGCAAGGCGGCCGAGAAGGCTAAGAAAGCCGAAGAGGCGCGTAAAGCGCGCGAGAAGGAAGAGGCTGAGCGCGCCGAGAAGGCCCAGACCGACCGCCTCGCTAATTTGCGCGCGCGTCTCAACGCGCCGAGCTCCGACGACAAGGCTGAAGCCGCCGACGAAGCCTCGAACGAGGAGCCGTCTGCGCAGGATGAGCCCGATATCCTGGCTGGTGGATTGGCCGCCGATGGTGGCTCGGCTCAGTCAAGCGTTGATGGTGCGTCCGGCGGTGAGCCGTCTGAAGACGCGGCCTTCGGCGCCGTGCCTGTGTCCATCGGGGCGAAGGGCGATGAGGCTGGGCAGCCGGAACTCGAGATGCCCACGGCGCTCGACCTCGGCGGACCCGAATCCACCCCGTCAAACGACGCTCCTCTGGTCGGCTTCGGCGCGCCTACCCCCAAACCCGTCCCGACGCCGGATGCTCCGGAGTCTGTAGGCGCCGAACTCATCGACCGTATCGATGAGATCGAGAAGGATGAAAAGAAGAAAAAGGGTCTTTTGATCCTTGTCGGACTTCTTTTCGCCGGCCTCCTTATTGGCGGGGCGATGATCTTTGTGAATAAGAATAACGAGTCCATCGAGCCGAAAGTCGTGGAGAAACCCGACCTCAAAGAGGCGACCCCGGCAGCCGCCGAGACGGAGAAAAAAGAAGAGCCCGTTGCGCCTGCGGCGGACGAAAAGGCTGTGGCTGAAGCTCCGGTCGACGAGGGTGCTGACACGCCGGCCGCCGAGGACGAGGGTGAAGTCGTCGCCCAGAAAGAAGCCGCGCCGGCAGAAGACGCTCCGGCGAAGAAGCCCAAAGAAGTCGCCAGTGTGTTTCGCGGTGGAAATATCGTTGACTCCGCGCCCTCGCTCGACGAGGCGCTCGCCGCCTCCTCCAAAAAGGGCTCGAGCACGAAGACGATAAAGTCCGGTGACGATAAGGGCGTTTTGCTTAGCGCCGACCTGGACTCGCCGATCGCCAAGAGCAACCCGGCGTTTAACTCGATGAACGCGATTCGCACCGAGCGCAGTGATTCGGTCTATAGCCCGACGGCCGCCCTGAAGGAGCGCGAGACCGAGAACGCTGGCATGGGACAGGCCCTGAGCCGTAAAGAGATCAATCAGGGCGTCGACACCATTCGTCAGAGCGTGAGCGTCTGCCGCCAGCGCCATTCGCGTCGTGGTATGGACCTGGATGTGCGCAAAATTTATCTCACGATTACGGTCGCGCCCAACGGCCGCGTCACCGAGTCGCTGCTCGCGCCCGACCGCCTCGCCCATACCGAATTCGCCAAGTGTATGGACTCTCACCGCGCGCGCTGGCGCTTCCCAACCTTCGTGGGTTCGCCGCAGAAGATGCGCGCTCCCTTCGTTCTTTAA